The following is a genomic window from Rutidosis leptorrhynchoides isolate AG116_Rl617_1_P2 chromosome 8, CSIRO_AGI_Rlap_v1, whole genome shotgun sequence.
TTTAAAAAAGTGCACGAGATGCATCAACTATGTCAGTTGCTACGAGCTTAGAGCCCAGTGTTACTTTGGTATACTAAGTACTTCATTGGCTCTATCACCCCATGTTACAAACAGTCTAACCCTACACTGGTGCTCACTTATAATAAAAGAAGCCTGTATATTCATCGGCCTACAATCTTCTTCATATCATATGTATCCATCAACAATCATAGCAAAAGCATTCACTAAGAACCCCAAAGATAAAAACTTTCCGAAAATGCATTTCGAAAAAGACACCACATAACTTAGAAAACTCTAAAGTTTCACTAACCAAACAAATAACGGGTTAAAAGCCTACATTAACATCTACTTCATCAATATTACCATCCAACAAAGTGCCATTCAGGCTTCAGCTATTTATCACCACACACTATTAAAAACAATACATAATAAAAAGCATGGACATGTATACAAATAATAAATGCTAAACATaactaatttaaatttaaatttttatgAATAAAGATTATAATAATCTATACCTGTAGCTGATATTGAGCAAGCTTACGCCTTTGAGTTTTGAGAGACAGAATTGCTCTGTCAACTTCAGTGATCTTTGGTTTTTTAACAAATACATTCCCCATCACGATGAATTATTATATTCTGTACAGCAAGCACAAACCCTAAAAACTGAAATCGATTGTTTGAAAAGAGTAGAGTATAATTGAGGGTAATTTTAGGGTTTTAAATTTCTGCAGGATTCAGTGATATATACAGGGTGGACGGATTTCGATGTTAGGGTTTTCCGATTGGTGATTAATGAAATACGGGGAAACATAGATTGGGTTTGAAGGTTGATTTCTATTGATCCGGATCCGGATCCAAATAATGATTTAATCAGTAAgtgattatttaattatttttaatttagtCTTTTACTAATAAGATTTTTACCCTGTGCGATAACATACATACAATACAATTACAATTAATTTTAAAGGATTTTGTTAACGACACCTTAAAGGTTGTCGTTAACACGTTTTAATGCATTATACATGACGATTACAAGTCACTTTCAATTTGACTGTTATCATATATTACAATACATTAAAACGTGTTAACGACAACTCTTAGGACTGTTGTTAGCAAAATCCAATTTTAATTTAAACTAACTATTTTTAAAAAATTTAGTTTTTTACTCATAATAAGATTTTTTCCCTTGGCGATAACATACAattaaattttaataaaactaaattaaattgaaatttttttttaaatgtgcTACAACTAGTATCTATTTGATCACATGTGTTTGACAAGATCATACGATCTATTTGACATACTATTGAGCTAGACCCCTAAACCGATTACACTTAATTATACATTGAAACAAATACAATGCAAAAACACACCCAATATATTGTAAACTCTTGACACTTCAACCTGAGTGATGCATGCCTAAGTGAATACGATCTTGTGAAACGCTTCAAATGGAATTCCCCCGACTCAAAGGCCTACTACCTAAAGCCGCATACCAATTATCTTCGATAACCCTAACTTAACCAAGGAGCGGTTGAATCCAATACGACAATAACCACCGCAAACACCAACCAAAACCCGGACCCAAAATCACCGAAACTACACCTAAAGCAACACAAGTACTAATTGCAAATTCGTCAAACTATAAAGTATAGGATAAGTGTCCTCACAATCAAATGGATGTCGACTGAAGCACCCTTGAATCCTTGACCTACAACCAACAAAGCAAAACATAACTACCACAGCCTGACCCAAGAAGGAAGTAACGTCAAAGCGAAGGAGCGGCGACACAAGGTGGAGCGCGCCAAAGAAGGACCGAAAACAAATGAAATCCGGCCAAGGAAAACAAAGTAGCAGGGGGAACAAGAGAATGAACAGGTCTAGTTGAATGATTAACAACTAGACAGGAAAAAACACAAAGCTCCCATTGCACAATATCCGGTCAACATTTTGGCGACACCAAGAACCCCAAACACAAAATCGAAACTGACGAAAGTCAGCTCAACTAAACAGGAAGCACCACCATCCACGAAATACCATATATTCGCTATTATGTATTATAGAATGCTTGAATCACCACTTTAACTTATGCATCCAAAGGCTCCTTGTATTGTGGATCTAAGTCAGATGAATGCATAACCCGGCACATTCATTCCCTTTGACGATTTACCAGGAATTATATCTTATATGAAACTCATTTTCATCTGTTGTAGCTACATCACCAGTTACTGACAATGGAGTCATTTCAACAATCGTTATGGATGACACAATGCAACCATAAAACATTGAAAGGTAACTCAAGACTACTTCTAAACAAAATTCATCCATATTtgtatccatattcatttaatttCATTCCATTCATCCATATCATATCCATTGTATAAAGCTTATTAATAAATATTGATTAAGAAAATGTTAAAATATTCCTAATATGAATGAAGCATTGGATAAGTTCAGTGATTGAAGTGAAAAAACAGTTGTCCGATTGGTGAACATGGTTGTGTAGTGTCTACATTCATTGCATTCAAGGATTGAATTGTTGATGTATGTATAGGTCCGAACACCAAAATGACTGTAGAAATATAGGCAAGAAAAGATATAACACTATGATATTTAATTTATATAGTTAATAATCATACGTATAAACATTTTCAATAAATATACATTAAGGTAAGACAAATGCTTCTTCAATGTGATGAACTAACTACTTTACAAAGTTATTATGCACTTTCTTGTATGACTTTACCTGGATCAAATAGTTGACTTTTGTTTTACTAACACCTCTAAATTCTCCCACAATTTTGGGTCATTATAATCCTTAATAACGAGCGTTGCCCCCGCATCGAGTAGCATTTGTTCAGGGTTTCTAGTAGCCATACCAACTGCAGCCATCCCAGCTCCATTTGCCGCTTTAATCCCAGAAACAGAATCCTTTTCAAAATACAAAAACCATCATTAAGAAAAAAATTCAAGATCAATGAAATTTGTGTAAAAACTTGATCTTTCTTTATGGTCATACGGTCATACCTCAAACACAAATGTGTGGTTCGGGGAAACTTTTAGTGCATTTAGACCCTTGAGGTACGGATCAGGAAACGCTTTCGGTCTTGCACATTCTTCAGCTAGAACGATGACTTCAAAAAAATCTTCAAGTTTAAGCATTGAAATCAACAGCTCAGCGTTTGATCTGGGAGCGTTCGTTACTGCAGCTCGTTTTAGGCCAAGATCTTCTACCCATTTGCATAACTTGTCCAGACCACTTATGGGTTGCAATTGTTCGGCTGCTATTCTGTTTATTCAGACTATTGATGTTATAAGTTGACTTTCTAAGTCTAAGTAACTGGATTCACATGAAAGTACACTAAAATTTTAACATTTTGATGACTAATTCCAAAGGTGGAAACTTTTTTAATGTAACTAGAATCTTTTGGATTCTAAATGTAGAAAATAACTTTTTTCAGCTCAGAAGACAAATAACAtatagtatctttttataaatttgaCTTTTAAGTCAAAGTGCATATATATCTGCAAGTTGACTTTTAAGTTAATATACACTTCCATGTGACTTCAAAAATTACATGAATATTAGTCATCACGCTTGATTCGTATAGGTTCCACATTTAAATACGAATGTTTGACTTCAAAAAGTCAAAATTTACCTTCGGAACAAAGCTTCTTTATCAACCATGAATTTCATAGCTTTCTTGAACTCCCAGTCACGAAGAAGAACATTGCATAGCTCTTCGTTATGCTTTCCACTTATGTTGTTTATAAAGAATTCTTCATCGATGGGTGATCCGTCATTAAATCCTACCTATAAAATGAATAATCAAATGCTCGCAGTGGCGGAAACAGAATTTTTTTTCACCGGGGCCAAATAAAATTTAAAAGCGTAACAATTTTTTTGAgcaaaatgtggatacttttgggTAAAATATGGAGTTTTTTGGACAAAATAGGAAGAATTTTGGACAAAACAAAATCCACTGGGGGCAAAataaaaaaatccaaaatttttgcaATAAAAACTTCGAATCCACTGGGGCGGGTGCCCCCCACTTGTCCTTTACTATTTCCGCCCCTGAATGCTCGCTAAGTCCATTTAGATATTTGTATGTTAAGATAGAGATAAATAGTTGAAGAAACAAGTACCTCTTGGAGCATATCGCGGAACGCATAGTAATGGAGAGGATCCGAGTCACAAAGAGTTCCATCAATGTCGAAAAGGATTGCTTCTATTGGAGCAATGAAAGATAATGATGCATTGCTGCATCAATGAATCACATTTTCTAGTTAGTAAAGATCCAACTGGTAGCATACAAACATCAAAATATGTGAGCTTTTTTGCATTCTGAACTATGTATATCATTAGGACATATGATTATATGCACTCACAAAAAGTATTACATTAATCTTGCTTAGTACATATAATTGCAGTGCTGAAATTCAGTCAAGATTAAGCTTTTAAATTAAACCCATAAAGAATCACATTATCAGTAATATATTTTAATTTCTGAAAAGAAAAGAAGATAAAGTTTGACTATGAACCTGTTAATTGGGTAGGAAGATGATGAAGCTGAGAAAGCAGATGGGATTGTAGTTGAAAAAGTTGGTTTTGGGTATGAAGTTGGATTGGGGAAAAGATGAAAACAAGTTGTGAGTGTTGCTGGCATTGTATTTGCTGATCCCCCAAATATTTTGAGCTCTGTATTTGGGTGTTTGTTTAATCAGTTTAATATTTGGATTTGGATGCAAACGAGAAATAATATAAGCCAACCATGTTATTTTGGATTATACTTTTGGATCTTGCAGAATCTTTATATGGAGTATATAGGTATttacttaattttatttattattattatttaatttaatcctACATATACTAACGTCAGTGGCTGTTTATGTCGTTTGGCAAAAACACCAGCCAACTCTCGCCCTAAACGAGATTGAACAACACAACAAAAAAGGCCCAAAACTTTTACCCCTTTTGCAGCTTCACCCCCAAAATAGGGGTATAAATTGTAAATTTACtattttaattaaaatctttaaaTAAACTCCACTAAAACTTCCCCCGagacatatcttctcgctcgccgcgagttaaatttttccgacatcacCGTTCAACTAGGAATAATTTCACGAAcacaacacgactaactatacgaGGAACGGAcccttttaaaaaacgctaaatatttcgggctattttTCATACATAATACACCCGCAGCAACACGTTTTTAATTCTGCAAATACATAACACTACGTCAAAAATGAATATGCAACTCGGAAGGCGCCGCTGCATCGCGCGGCCCGATCTGgttctagttattattatttatttattcatcTATTTATCTCTATttccattatttatttatttattactcccTTCGTCCAGATTTATTGTcctcagacaaaaaacacacagtttaaaaaatgtcattatcacactgtacttttCAGTTTTTTCATAACTTTACAGTTTTATCCCCGATCAATCAATTAGAAAAACCTCTaacttttgtaatttaattaattcacCAGAGACAatattataaacttcattaaatttacttttcattttttagaagtgaacaattaatttgggATGGTCCGAAAAGAAATATTAGACTTTTATTTCTAAAATATTTCTTATATATTCTATATTTTATCGTCCACCACACTATATTTATTTTCTATGTTTTAATGGTTCGATTCAATTTGTCATTCAGATGTCATAAATAAAAACACATTGAATACTGAATGGTTCAATATTCAGTACTGAATCATTAAATTAAGGGTGCGTTTGATTAAAgcttaatggaatggttcaacaCTAAATGCTGAATCAATAAGCATTCAAGACTTCTTAATAACAtatgatgctgaatggttcagcattca
Proteins encoded in this region:
- the LOC139862765 gene encoding haloacid dehalogenase-like hydrolase domain-containing protein Sgpp; translated protein: MPATLTTCFHLFPNPTSYPKPTFSTTIPSAFSASSSSYPINSNASLSFIAPIEAILFDIDGTLCDSDPLHYYAFRDMLQEVGFNDGSPIDEEFFINNISGKHNEELCNVLLRDWEFKKAMKFMVDKEALFRRIAAEQLQPISGLDKLCKWVEDLGLKRAAVTNAPRSNAELLISMLKLEDFFEVIVLAEECARPKAFPDPYLKGLNALKVSPNHTFVFEDSVSGIKAANGAGMAAVGMATRNPEQMLLDAGATLVIKDYNDPKLWENLEVLVKQKSTI